A window of the Ostrea edulis chromosome 1, xbOstEdul1.1, whole genome shotgun sequence genome harbors these coding sequences:
- the LOC130048238 gene encoding uncharacterized protein F54H12.2-like: MMHRESCACGTSSLELFKVPPTNVTLEDSKWMEYYPISSTLNSDTAPIEFEIKGQGDEYLDLSQTYLQMVCKFTKANGTNLAGGNSTSTPVNNILHSLFSEIDVSLNGKVITPGTDTYPYKAYLEKLLSYAPKTLETQMRACSLWEKDTAGHMDEVKLEALAQTPVEFAVVNNKVNIAAVIPTPEYPDDSKNVGLRKRHEKITDSKEIVLMDRLHLDLFEQEKCLPNGLDVRLRFNRARPQFYMMTAAGSSGKVVIQSMILWVRKVKPVPSIINLINQQLSTQTAKYPLRRVEVKTFTIPSGTQSKITDHLFQGQMPKLIVLGQDWAPDITLEEYKNGYTLWCVDFTKDQEAQTDKFHLIQTGNLRVEVQFAANVARTLNCVVYAVFDNLLEINKQREVSIDY; the protein is encoded by the exons ATGATGCACCGAGAATCTTGCGCTTGTGGCACCAGCAGTTTAGAACTGTTTAAAGTGCCCCCGACCAACGTCACTTTAGAAGATTCGAAATGGATGGAATATTACCCCATTTCCAGTACCCTCAACTCGGATACGGCTccgattgaatttgaaatcaaaggacaaggagatgaatatctggatttatcCCAAACTTATCTCCAGATGGTATGTAAATTCACGAAAGCCAATGGAACGAATCTCGCAGGAGGCAATTCGACCTCGACCCCCGTGAATAACATTCTCCATTCCTTGTTCAGTGAAATCGATGTCAGTCTCAATGGAAAAGTCATTACCCCGGGGACGGATACTTATCCCTACAAAGCGTATCTGGAGAAATTGTTGTCTTATGCACCCAAGACTCTGGAAACCCAGATGAGAGCCTGTAGCTTGTGGGAAAAAGATACGGCAGGACATATGGATGAGGTCAAATTAGAAGCTCTGGCTCAAACTCCTGTGGAATTTGCAGTAGTGAATAACAAAGTCAACATCGCGGCCGTCATCCCGACTCCCGAGTATCCGGATGATTCCAAGAATGTAGGGTTGAGAAAACGTCACGAGAAGATTACAGACAGTAAGGAGATCGTGTTGATGGATCGATTACATCTGGATTTGTTTGAGCAAGAGAAATGTCTCCCTAATGGCTTGGATGTCCGTCTCCGATTCAATCGCGCTCGACCCCAGTTCTACATGATGACCGCTGCCGGGAGTAGTGGGAAAGTGGTCATTCAAAGTATGATCTTGTGGGTGAGAAAAGTCAAACCTGTGCCGAGTATCATTAATCTCATCAATCAGCAACTGAGTACTCAAACGGCGAAATATCCATTGAGACGAGTGGAAGTGAAAACCTTCACCATTCCTAGTGGCACCCAATCTAAAATCACCGATCATCTGTTTCAAGGACAGATGCCTAAACTGATCGTGTTGG GCCAGGACTGGGCTCCGGACATTACCCTGGAAGAGTATAAAAACGGTTACACCCTCTGGTGTGTGGATTTCACGAAAGATCAAGAAGCCCAGacggataaatttcatctcatacagaCGGGGAACTTGAGAGTGGAAGTGCAATTTGCCGCCAACGTAGCCAGGACCTTAAACTGTGTGGTGTATGCCGTGTTCGACAATCTGctagaaatcaacaaacaacgaGAAGTCAGCATCGATTACTAA